The Streptomyces camelliae genome window below encodes:
- a CDS encoding EamA family transporter encodes MPAPAAPAGAPRRFGSLGPVGLVLAGGISVQFGGALAVTLMPRAGALGVVTLRLLAAAIVLLVVCRPRLRGHSRADWGTVLAFGIAMGAMNGLFYEAVARIPLGPAVTLEVLGPLTLSVLASRRAINAVWAGLALLGVFLLGGGGFSDLDPIGVGFALGAGAMWAVYILFSARTGRRFPQADGLALAMAVAALLFLPLGITSAGTRLLNPTTVALGSAVALLSSVLPYTLELLALRRLPASTFAILMSLEPAIAATAGFLILGQSLSWTETAAITLVIAASIGAVRTQVGRGKARVEPTPEV; translated from the coding sequence ATGCCTGCCCCGGCGGCCCCAGCCGGGGCACCCCGCCGTTTCGGCTCACTCGGCCCGGTCGGCCTGGTGCTGGCCGGCGGCATCTCGGTCCAGTTCGGCGGTGCGCTCGCGGTGACGCTGATGCCGAGGGCGGGCGCGCTGGGTGTCGTCACCCTGCGCCTGCTGGCGGCGGCGATCGTCCTCCTCGTGGTCTGCCGTCCCCGGCTGCGCGGCCACTCGCGTGCCGACTGGGGCACGGTGCTCGCGTTCGGCATCGCCATGGGCGCGATGAACGGCCTCTTCTACGAGGCGGTCGCCCGCATCCCGCTGGGCCCGGCGGTCACCCTTGAGGTCCTCGGCCCGCTCACCCTGTCCGTCCTGGCCTCCCGGCGGGCGATCAACGCGGTGTGGGCGGGCCTGGCCCTGCTCGGCGTGTTCCTGCTGGGCGGCGGCGGCTTCAGCGACCTGGACCCCATCGGTGTCGGATTCGCCCTGGGTGCCGGCGCCATGTGGGCGGTCTACATCCTTTTCAGCGCCCGTACGGGCCGCCGCTTCCCCCAGGCGGACGGCCTGGCCCTCGCCATGGCGGTGGCGGCACTCCTCTTCCTCCCCCTGGGCATCACCTCGGCGGGCACTCGCCTGCTGAACCCCACCACCGTCGCCCTCGGTTCGGCGGTGGCCCTGCTCTCCTCGGTCCTGCCCTACACCCTCGAACTCCTGGCCCTGCGCCGCCTCCCCGCCTCCACCTTCGCGATCCTGATGAGCCTGGAACCGGCGATCGCGGCAACAGCGGGCTTCCTGATCCTCGGCCAGTCCCTGTCGTGGACGGAGACAGCCGCCATCACTCTGGTCATCGCGGCCAGCATCGGTGCGGTGCGGACTCAGGTGGGGCGGGGCAAGGCCCGCGTGGAGCCGACACCGGAGGTCTGA
- a CDS encoding TIGR03084 family metal-binding protein, whose amino-acid sequence MSEPTPVFDDLREESDQLDGIAAGLSEEQWAGSTPAPRWTVAHQIAHLHWTDRAALLAVTDQGGFRELAEKALAAPGTFVDEGADEGARLRPAELLARWREGRAALQEALRAAPTGTRFPWFGPPMSAASMATGRLMETWAHGQDVADALGVVRTPTDRLRHVVRIGVRARDFAHTVHGLTPPAEEFRVELTAPSGASWTYGPEAAPQRVTGPALDFCLLVTQRAHRADLALTATGPDADRWLDIAQAFAGPPGAGRPPKGAAR is encoded by the coding sequence ATGTCCGAGCCGACGCCCGTCTTCGACGACCTGCGTGAGGAAAGCGACCAACTCGACGGCATCGCCGCCGGGTTGAGCGAGGAACAGTGGGCGGGGAGCACCCCCGCGCCGCGCTGGACCGTCGCCCATCAGATCGCCCACCTGCACTGGACGGACCGGGCCGCGCTGCTCGCCGTCACGGATCAGGGCGGCTTCCGTGAGCTGGCCGAGAAGGCGCTCGCGGCGCCCGGCACCTTCGTGGACGAGGGCGCCGACGAGGGCGCCCGGCTCCGGCCCGCCGAGCTGCTCGCCCGATGGCGGGAGGGGCGCGCCGCACTCCAGGAGGCCCTGCGCGCGGCACCCACCGGCACGCGCTTTCCCTGGTTCGGTCCACCCATGTCGGCCGCCTCCATGGCCACCGGCCGCCTTATGGAGACCTGGGCCCACGGCCAGGACGTCGCCGACGCGCTCGGTGTGGTGCGCACACCCACGGACCGGCTCCGGCATGTGGTCCGCATCGGGGTGCGGGCCCGCGACTTCGCCCACACCGTCCACGGCCTCACCCCGCCCGCCGAGGAGTTCCGCGTCGAACTGACGGCACCCTCCGGCGCGTCGTGGACCTACGGCCCCGAAGCCGCCCCCCAGCGCGTCACCGGCCCCGCCCTCGACTTCTGCCTCCTCGTCACCCAACGCGCCCACCGCGCCGACCTCGCCCTGACCGCCACGGGCCCGGACGCCGACCGCTGGCTCGACATCGCCCAGGCCTTCGCGGGCCCGCCCGGCGCCGGCCGCCCGCCGAAGGGGGCCGCGCGGTGA